The Diorhabda carinulata isolate Delta chromosome 4, icDioCari1.1, whole genome shotgun sequence genomic interval aacaaatggaacaaaaatcaaaactcaGTCTCAGTGACAACGAGCTTTTGCCCGTTAAAGGTTAGGAAATGATCATCGACGActaatcttattttatttttaaggggtgtGAAACGGCGAAAAATAAGACTTATTATCGGAAAGGCGAAGAAGTAAATTCAAAAGCGTATTTCAATAGACACGAAAAGTTCAACTCGGATGTGTTGATATGGTTGGTGATTTCATGTCGTGGTCGATATTCAGTTTACAATCGaccttttgataattttgtaaccgcaaaaatatatgaaaaagagtgtGTTGTATTCAGATTAATGCAGCTCATAAATAAAAAGCATCCtgaagaaagttttgtttctaGGAATAGTCCTGGCAACTTTTCATTATGCAAAGGACATTGAGGGAGTTTTTACAGGATCGAATAATCCGTTTATTGTGCCTAATGTGCCTCTACTGAGGCCAATTGAACGTTTTTAGTTGAAACGAAACGTATATTCTTAAGAATGGGAAACAACAACACATGGAGaattaaaaaagagaattttgagCACACTCCGGCAAACGCCAGATTCAGTATTTCAGAATTTATTGcaacatttaattaaaaaattaggaAAGCGAGCCAACTAGGTGCtgattcagttatataaaatatgtgtaATTATAATGTAGTAACCGTTGTTTCACAGTTGACAGAGTGTTTACACTACGACGCGTCatgcagtgtaattgtgagtcgtagtgtaaacagtgtgttcagtgtCACCAACTAGAGTGAAGTGCAGATCAGTAAATGAAAACAAACAGTTTGTACGGATTTTATGTCCCACACCCttacaatcatttttttgtgGGATCAATACACTTCTTCAGTTCGTAAACATAATAGCGAAAGGTAAAAAGAAAACCATTCTCGCTCTAGCTTTTTCTCCAAAAGCAGACGAGAGCCATTTTATCACAGcacatttttaatatcttcataATATCTATCATTTGGGTTCTATTCACGAAAAACGTGTTTGATGCCGTTTTTGCTGGATATTTTCCAGAAGAACTGTCTAATTTCGGCATTGCAAGGCATTGTTCTTCTCTATCgaatgaaattataatagaatCAATTGACGCAGCCAGCTACTCATGAAGATGCAAGTGAGCGAAACGtctaatagtaataattattttctaccGCAGCCCAGGAGCCCAAGAAACAACCAGGCAATGGATGATGGCCGCGGTAGCGATTGAAACATTTTATAGGCGGGTGTACCTCTTTTGAACTTCCAAACTACTTCGGATACgttattattttctcatttttatagTTCTAGTAGGTATTTCTGCCTTTTCCCAAAAATATAATACACAAAATGGCAGGAGCTTGGCGATTAGACAGTAGTTTTGGACCCGTTATTTGGTTATTGAGTTCACGAATtgagaaaatacttttcataCTACTTTGAAGTTCCACTGATATCAACATATAAAACAATACGCGGCAGTTACTCTAGAAGTCTAGACTGAGTAACAATAACTTTTCTTTGACCATACCGATGGTTCAGCGCATGTCGGGATTGGTTGTACAATTTCAAGTAATCTTAAAAATTGCATCTAAATGTTGTAggtcaaaattttgaaattaaaatctgaaataTACAAAAGTATAATAGATTGCAATggaaactataattttcaaatttactgtAACTTACTTTGATGAATAGTAAATTTCTgactaataattttgaaatttttgtttttgacattttcagTACTTGGTTTCGATGATTTTCGTCCCAAGAtacatattattgtttttattttcagacaAATTTCTTCAAAGCGGTACAATTTTGTAGATTACAAGGAATGCAACTATGGACTATTAATAATAACGAAGAAGATGCCAGGATGGTAAAATTTCTTCAAGAAAAAGGTAGGTGCTTGAAATCATCTCACtactaataatgaaattttttacgatGAAATGATGcctttattgataaaatatattccttattgtgtttttattgattataataccAACATATTCaaagtgatattttttgtttcaaactcGTCGTCttcatatatacatttttatttttttttttttcttttaggtTTGGATCATCGACGTTATTGGACGTCAGGTGCAAATCTCGGTGATCGTGATCAGTGGGTATGGCTGTCTACAGGTCTTGATGTTATATATGCCAATTGGCCCCCTGGACAACCTTCTTACTCTTATAATGGTAAGGAGGAGAATTGTATTGAGTACCGTGGTTGGGGAGGTACCCCGAATGGGTTTGCAATTAATGACATGGATTGTATGGcagagttttattttatttgtgaatcGAGTAACGATTGCGCTAACTGCCGGAATTAAATCATACAGTTCTTTCAATTATAGTTGCAAAAGTTTAAAAGCGGCATTGATTTAGCAACATAAACCAAGaacgaaaaagtttttattattaggtAGTCGGATAAATGAGCATTTTGTAGGTCAAGTAGATCaagtacatttatttttaaatgttatatttaCGTAGTGCCGTTCATGAGTTTTTAGCCTAGTATACAAAGGAAAAAATCTGTGATTATTCATCAGTTATACTCTCCATACATTTTTCAGAACTTCTGACTGAagccataaaaatattatgcatCTCTAGAGTAAAAATGTTCTTACATTATCTATTCAATTTCATCTTCGCTATCAAATCTCGTACTCGTTAACTCGACCTTTAGCTTTGcgaacaaataaataatcagACGGGGCCtgatcagggctatatggtgaGATTAAATCTCTGTGAACTTACATTCGTGTAAAGTAGCCTTGGAAAGCAAAGCAGTGTGGGCTGGAGCATCGTCATGTAGCAAGCGCACACCTCGGCTGATTTTGTCGTGCGCAGTCCTCAAAATATCACTTGTTTGGTATCACATTTGCTTATTTAGTACAGCCCTTTTTTCCGATAGCACTCCAGGAATCACTTCTTGATATCGAGTCATAGTAAAAGACCAAAGCTACAAATAGCTAACAACATTCTATTCGACGCTGTTTTTGCACTATGCTGAGAATTCGGAGCACACTCCTTGCACTATTAAACACTAACGTAATATCCACAGAATACTTGTTTTATAAATGCTGGGATGTACTGCAATCTCCCTCTCGCGGATCCATCTTCTAATGATTTTCGTTTCTAGCGAAACAACTTAGACCAAAAGACCAAAAGATGTAGACACCGTAAACAGCCTCCATTCTCTTTTTTAAGTTGGTGTTAATCAACAGTGTGAAACTCAATTttagacatttttcaaaacaacttgactgagtGGTCGATCGAACTCTACtttaataaaatggatcgaaacaGCAGGTATAAGTTTTGTATGAAGTTTGTTTGAGACTTGTCACTGCACTTTATTTACTATATGAGGCCAAGAACTCATTAAACGTTATACGTTTAATTCCAAAATCGTACATCTATCTTTTATCAGGTCATAACTCGTTACGCACAAATTTGAATACATAAACTGATTTCGTTCGTGGTAATTGACGTGAActggttgatttttttttggaaaacgaaatttcgaagcaatacataaacaaaaataaattttttttcgtaaaactaaacaaatattccAGGCAACTATAGATATGAAAAagaggaataaataaaattattgttaacgTACTTAATGATTTGATCGCTTTGCATAAAAACCGCTGCAGTTGTTCAAGTTGTTAATGAAAAGTTGTAAGTTATATATACGtactcaattttataaataaatgcatATGAAACTATGTCGTTTTTTACTTGGGTAAGAAGTAACTCGTTCGACCTTAACTCTCATTCTATCGATAAGGTTAAACAGATCGATATATTTCAATGGAAACTTACTATTTACTTCTTTATGAATAGACCCAGTAAGTAAAGAGAAATATTTCACTGCAATTGGTGAAATAGTTTCTACAATCATCATCATTATTGTTCCAACTTTACTATAATATCATTCACATTATATGACTTTACATTACTTCACATTACATTACTTTCCATTACTTTACTTCACAGTACTTTACATTACTTTATCTTTCTTCACAAGACTGAATAGCCACTCTGTACTCGAGGTCGCTTTTCAATATTATGCAGACCCGACAAAAACGAAACCTGCTATATCTACTGAAAAATCTAATCCTAAATAAATTTGGAGTACATCTCCAATTTATTGCTTTTATAGTACTAATCGTCGTGTAGGTACCTAGCGAGAATAAAGCATAATCGTCcataaaatgcaaatttttcCACAAACAGAAAACTATATTATCAGGGAATAACATAGGCCATATATTAGAAGCCCTAAATGAGCAGATTTTGGTTCTTATTAAGCTCAATTTTTTATaacgataataaatataaatttaaaaaaaattgttttattatcagATTCCATAACAAATAACGCAGATGGTTTTTCCACCCATGAACTTAACACATATATAATTAACCATGggataattatcaattttctagaTAACCACAAACTTTCAAAGATTGGTCTTGTGGTTTATTATTGGTCATAGTGAATGCAAGACGGTCGTTAAAACTCAAACGGCAAATCGGTTGGCATTATCGGTATCTTCGGAGTGAGAGCTTCTTTAACTTTTTCTTGGAGTATAGTCGCGGAAATCACATTGTTTATCAATTTACTTACCACCAAACGCGTTTCGTTCGACATTTTGAAGCATGATTTCCACGAAGCCAGCTTGTAGTCTTAAATTGTGCGCTGGTAAGCCAGGCACATCCAAATAAATAAGTACTTTGAATGTCGGATTAAATCTTCGTTCTTAGATAGTGTCTGCACCAAATTAGGTAATTTAGAAGCAATGAGTGtcttctaaaatatttcttcctTCAGGTGTTTCACCACAAAGCAATGAATGGAGTGGCTAATGTTTCGAAGTTAATGAATTTCACTTTCCAACTAACACAACACAATCTTAGGATTTCTACGGAAAACTTCAATGCCTTGATATTCACAAACAACGTTCATTGGCCCAATACGAACGCAGTAATCAGTGTTGCAATCAAATCGAATCGCTGCTAAATCCGAAGtactacaattttttgataaaaatcagaaaaatttgttgtagtggagtgatggctgtttaggcgaGCGTAGACATTATTAGGAAGGGAGAATATAgtatcatttgtgcatttgttacttaaaaacccaaattgatgggtagtaagtattttatttttaaacagaaatgataaaagcctttTTTAGaacaatctttctatgattttagataacgtgggaagaaGTGTAATTACACGATAATTCTATGCTTCGTTTTTATCTCCTCCTCTAtacagaggtataattataacTGTCTCAAGGCAATTGGGagaagtgccattttgaaatgaaacgttaaagtggtaaggtgatttaatgttCAATCGGGCAGactgattgaaaataaaaaaaaatgaactgatttattataacattttatttaataaattatatatttatataatatacggttgttaaaaatGATATCAAAGTTAAAAAGATGATAAGTAATTatgttgagctcgaggatccagatacctCAATTCTCTTGTTTTTGAGCTTGATGTctcgttgtagttattttaagaattgattggagatgttcattcgtaagtcttgtttgatttttgttcttatttattttgtgctgaaaataaataagactGACTGGAAACATCCGCTCACATAAATAGTTGCTACCAAACATGCAGAGAATGCGTGCTGCATGATTTTTTAATTCCgggtaattatccaaactcttgtaatattgtttataaaatgtaGCAGCgttaatctcattaaatttttctttcaaaatactatccaattgaagatctatcaactccatttgcaaatgaactAGTGCCTGTGAAGCTTCAATGGATTGTGTCAAATTGGGAATaccatttcattcattttgtgaaagtctTCAAAACAATTGTTGAATTCCGTGatcaaattttgcagaagtTGAGGATACTCATCCAGTTTTTTGTTGGTTCACTGTGCCAAATGATATTAAATGAGGGAAACAGtcaaaagtttgatttttcaCCTGAATTTCCTCAACACACAGCGTCAACTTTGTTTCAAAggcttgaatatatgaatacaatTAAGTAGCAATCTGATTTTTAccctgtaactttatattcagatcagtGAAGTGTTCATTCATATCAACGAAAAAGGCACAATAAATCCACCAGTCATTGTCATAATCAACTGATTGCCTTTTCCTAACATGAAAGCTTGAATGGAGTCAGGTAATGCAACAAATCTTACTAAAACTACTCCTCGACTGGGCCAACGAACTTTAGTGAAATAAGGGACACCAGAAAACTTTTCGtccaaatcttg includes:
- the LOC130892962 gene encoding C-type lectin 37Db-like, whose translation is MFLRTIIALILCYVCIVVMGDNATEYVSPVLNRPKKFPNRFSFAGKTYYVDSVFKTNFFKAVQFCRLQGMQLWTINNNEEDARMVKFLQEKGLDHRRYWTSGANLGDRDQWVWLSTGLDVIYANWPPGQPSYSYNGKEENCIEYRGWGGTPNGFAINDMDCMAEFYFICESSNDCANCRN